One region of Flavobacteriales bacterium genomic DNA includes:
- a CDS encoding ribonucleoside-diphosphate reductase subunit alpha, which translates to MFVVKRDGRKESVQFDKITARIKKLCYGLNPIVDPVSVAIKVVEGIYDGVTTSELDNLAAEVAATNTIKHPDYALLASRIAVSNLHKNTRKSFSLAMKDLYDYVDARTNERASLLADDVYDIIQKNAEFLDSTIIYDRDFRFDYFGFKTLERSYLLKLHGKVAERPQHMFMRVAIGIHKEDLKSAIETYHLMSEGWFTHATPTLFNAGTPKPQMSSCFLLTMKKDSISGIYDTLTQCAKISQSAGGIGLSIHDIRATGSYIKGTNGTSNGIVPMLRVFNDTARYVDQGGGKRKGSFAIYLEPWHADVFDFLDLKKNHGKEEQRARDLFYALWIPDLFMQRVEDNGDWTLMCPNECPGLSDTYGKAFEELYTRYEREGKGRKTIKAQDLWFKIMESQIETGTPYMLYKDACNEKSNQKNLGVIKSSNLCTEIMEYTAPDEVAVCNLASIALPKFVKDGEFDHQRLFEITYHVTKNLNKIIDYNYYPVPEARKSNLRHRPIGIGVQGLADAFILMRYSFDSPEARKLNQEIFETIYYASLTSSKDLAKEFGPYETYEGSPISQGIFQQDMWGVSPSSRWEWDVLRDEIKQHGVRNSLLLAPMPTASTAQILGNNECFEPYTSNIFTRRVLAGEFIVVNKHLMRDLVKLGIWNEGLKNKIVAANGSVQDIPEIPQNLKDIYKTAWEISQKSIIEMAADRGAFIDQSQSLNIFMENANFGKLTSMHFYGWKKGLKTGMYYLRTKAATDPIKFTLEKQAQKEILPLKERTNAEIEAQKEQDMAAIACSLDNPEGCEMCGS; encoded by the coding sequence GGTATCTGTTGCGATTAAAGTAGTGGAAGGGATTTACGACGGAGTTACCACTTCCGAGCTGGACAATCTGGCCGCAGAAGTAGCAGCAACAAACACGATCAAGCATCCGGATTATGCCCTGCTTGCATCACGTATTGCAGTTTCCAATCTTCATAAGAACACGAGAAAATCCTTCTCGTTAGCAATGAAAGATTTGTACGACTATGTAGACGCCCGCACCAATGAGCGCGCTTCGCTTCTTGCAGATGATGTTTATGATATCATTCAAAAGAATGCTGAATTTTTAGATTCAACTATTATTTACGACCGCGATTTCCGTTTTGATTATTTCGGATTTAAAACCCTTGAGCGTTCATACCTCCTCAAGCTTCACGGTAAAGTAGCAGAGCGTCCGCAGCACATGTTTATGCGTGTTGCTATCGGAATCCACAAAGAAGATTTGAAAAGTGCGATTGAAACCTATCACTTAATGAGTGAAGGATGGTTTACACACGCCACACCAACTTTATTTAACGCCGGTACCCCAAAACCACAGATGTCATCTTGCTTCCTTCTTACCATGAAGAAAGATTCGATCAGTGGAATTTACGATACACTTACACAATGTGCTAAGATTTCACAAAGTGCAGGTGGTATTGGATTAAGCATCCACGATATCCGTGCTACAGGTTCTTACATTAAAGGAACCAACGGAACTTCAAATGGTATCGTGCCGATGCTGCGTGTATTTAACGATACAGCTCGCTATGTAGACCAAGGCGGAGGAAAACGTAAAGGATCCTTTGCAATTTACCTCGAGCCATGGCATGCTGATGTTTTTGATTTCCTTGATTTGAAAAAGAATCACGGTAAAGAAGAACAACGTGCACGTGACCTATTCTACGCTCTCTGGATTCCGGATTTGTTCATGCAACGTGTAGAAGACAATGGCGACTGGACGTTAATGTGTCCGAATGAATGTCCAGGTCTGAGCGACACCTATGGAAAAGCGTTTGAAGAACTTTACACCCGCTACGAACGCGAAGGTAAAGGCCGCAAAACGATTAAAGCGCAAGATCTCTGGTTCAAGATCATGGAATCTCAAATTGAAACAGGAACTCCGTATATGCTTTACAAAGATGCATGTAATGAGAAATCCAATCAGAAGAATCTTGGTGTAATTAAATCATCCAATTTGTGTACTGAGATTATGGAGTACACAGCACCGGACGAAGTTGCTGTTTGTAATCTTGCTTCTATCGCATTACCAAAATTTGTGAAAGATGGTGAGTTTGATCATCAGCGTTTGTTTGAGATCACTTATCATGTAACAAAAAATCTGAATAAGATTATCGATTACAATTACTATCCGGTACCGGAAGCGCGTAAAAGTAATTTACGTCACCGTCCGATCGGAATTGGAGTACAAGGTCTTGCTGATGCATTCATTCTGATGCGTTATTCATTTGACAGTCCGGAAGCCCGCAAATTAAATCAGGAGATTTTCGAAACGATTTATTACGCTTCATTGACTTCATCCAAAGATCTTGCAAAAGAATTTGGTCCTTACGAAACCTACGAAGGTTCACCCATTTCTCAAGGTATCTTCCAACAAGACATGTGGGGAGTAAGTCCAAGTTCACGTTGGGAATGGGATGTATTGCGCGATGAGATCAAACAACATGGTGTACGCAATTCATTATTGCTCGCACCAATGCCAACTGCATCTACTGCACAAATCCTTGGAAACAATGAGTGCTTTGAACCATACACCAGCAACATTTTCACACGTCGTGTATTAGCCGGTGAGTTTATTGTGGTGAACAAACACCTCATGAGAGACCTCGTGAAATTGGGTATCTGGAATGAAGGATTAAAAAATAAAATTGTTGCCGCAAACGGTTCCGTTCAGGACATTCCTGAAATTCCGCAGAACCTTAAGGACATCTATAAAACCGCTTGGGAAATCAGTCAGAAATCCATCATTGAAATGGCTGCCGACCGTGGAGCGTTTATTGACCAAAGTCAGTCGCTTAACATCTTTATGGAAAATGCCAATTTCGGTAAACTGACCTCCATGCATTTCTATGGTTGGAAAAAAGGATTAAAAACCGGTATGTACTATTTGCGTACTAAAGCCGCTACTGATCCCATTAAATTCACACTCGAAAAACAAGCACAAAAAGAAATACTTCCGCTTAAAGAACGCACCAATGCAGAGATTGAAGCTCAGAAAGAGCAAGACATGGCTGCTATTGCTTGTTCACTCGACAATCCGGAAGGTTGCGAGATGTGCGGAAGCTAA